DNA sequence from the Butyricimonas faecalis genome:
TGAAAATTGACTTCTTCGAAATCTGCTTGGTGCTTGTGGAGCGTGAAGTAAGGGGTAATGATAACATCTTCTTCCCAGGGGGCGTTGTGTAATTGTTGAAAGAAGGGTGCATCTTCCGGGGTAAAAAGGTCGGAATAATTAATCTTTTCCACTTCCTGAGGTGTCAGCGGGTATTTCTCGAAAGTATGAAATACTATTTTCCGTTGATTCTCTCGGGCTTCAAGCAGTGTAAGGAAGGCATTCAGTCCTGTTCCGAAACCGGCTTCCAGAATCCGGATATCTTTTTGCCCGTAATATTCAATGCCTGCTTTTATAAATATATGTGTAGATTCCTGTATGGCCCCGTGAATAGAATGGTAATGTTCGTTTAGTTCCGGTATATACAGGGTAGTACTTCCGTCTTCTGTGATAATAATTTCTCTATTCATCTTCTAACACAATTCCTGACGCAATAGGTTTGCGAATTCGATGACATCATTTTCCGTGGTGTCAAACGAGCAAACCCATCTAACTTCGGCCGCATCTTCATCCCATACATAAAAGAAGCATTCATCTTGAAGTTTGCTAATCTTTTCTCGCGGAATGATGGCGAAAATTTCATTTGCCTCAACTTTCTGCGTGATACTCACGGAAGGAATTTGCTCTGCCGCGTTAGCGAGCTTCTGTGCCATGGCATTCGCGTGTGCGGCTGATTTCAACCATAAATTGTCTTTTAGAACAGCCGAAAACTGGGCAGCAATAAACCGCGATTTAGAGTGTAACTGCATCAGCTGTTTCCGGATATATTTAACTTCTTTCGACATCGTGGTATTAAAGAAAACAACGGCTTCGCCGAACATCATACCATTTTTGGTTCCCCCGAAGCTTAAAACGTCAATTCCCACTTCTTTGGTGATGCTGGCCGGAGTGCACCCCAAATATGCAACAGCATTTGCCAAGCGGGCTCCATCCATGTGGACGTACATATCGTGAGCGTGAGCGAAGTCACAAATTTCTTTTAGTTCATCACGCGTGTAAACTGTTCCGAGTTCCGTACACTGCGTTAACGAAATGATTTTGGGTTGGGCGTGGTGTTGGTCACCAAATCCATGCATGTGATTGTGAATCAATCCTAGGGTGAGTTTTCCGTCAAATGTGGGAACGGTCAACAATTTACTGCCGGTTTGTTTCTCGATAGCCCCGCATTCGTCCACGTTGATATGAGCTGTTTCCGCGCAAATGATCGCGTTATATGAATGCGTAAAGGCTGAAAGACTTAATATGTTGGCTCCTGTTCCATTATAAACGAAGTACACGTCAATGTTGTCTCCAAATAGTTGTTTGAAATCCTCGATGGCTTTTGCCGTGTATTTGTCTTCCCCGTAAGAATGTTGATGTCCGAAGGCGGATTCTTCTAGTGCTTTGAATACTTCCGGTAAAACACCGGAAAAATTGTCGCTACCGAAACCTCTAAGTCCCATGAATTGAAATGAATTGGTAATAGTTAAAGGAAAATGATGTATAAATAGAAAGAAAAAAAGACTACCCCAAAGTAAATTTTGAGGTAGTCTGAAATATTAGTTATCCTAAGAATGACAATAATATACCGGCTGCAACGGCAGAACCGATAACTCCTGCCACATTCGGACCCATGGCATGCATCAACAAGAAGTTTCCCGGATTTGCTTCTTGTCCCACGTTTTGTGATACGCGGGCTGCCATCGGAACTGCAGAAACTCCCGCTGAACCGATCAATGGATTGATCTTGTTCTTGGTGAACAAGTTCATGAATTTTGCCAGTAATACACCACCGGCACTACCAATACTGAACGCCAGAACACCGATAATCAAAATAGCTAGCGTTTGGAAGTTCAAGAATGCAGCTGCCGTGGTGGTAGCTCCAACGGAGATACCTAGGAAAATCGTACAGATGTTCATTAACTCATTTTGAACCGTTTTGCTTAAACGCTCAACTACACCACATTCACGCATCAAATTACCTAACATCAAACACCCGATTAGAGGAGCTGCAGAAGGTAACAATAAAGATACAAATATGGTTACAACGATCGGGAATACAATTTTCTCTTTTTTAGATACTTTACGTAATTGTTGCATTACGATTTCCCGTTCTTTCTGGGTTGTTAACGCTTTCATGATAGGCGGTTGGATCACGGGAACCAAAGCCATGTATGAGTAGGCTGCCACTGCGATAGGACCAAGTAAACTTGGTGCTAATTTTGACGTCAGGTAAATGGCTGTCGGTCCGTCAGCACCTCCGATGATTCCGATAGATCCTGCCTCAGCATAAGTAAAGCCTAATGCAAGAGCTCCCAAGAACGTGGCGAAGATTCCGAGTTGGGCTGCAGCTCCCAAAAGAAAACTTTTAGGATTTGCTAATAATGGACCGAAATCCGTCATAGCTCCAACACCAATGAAGATAATACAAGGATAGATTCCTAATTTTACTCCCAGGTAAAGATAGTCTAGCAAACCAACGTTATTGGAATCCGTGAAGTTGGCCCAATGAACGTGTCCTCCGTCAAATAATTCCGGGTGAAATAATCCGGCTCCGGGTAAGTTCGTCAATAACATACCGAAGGCTATAGGTAACAATAACAACGGCTCAAATTTTTTCACAATAGCCAAATAAAATAGCACGCAAGCCACAACTATCATGACTAAACACAGCCAATTTCCAGAATACAGATGAGCAAATCCTGTATCGTTTAAGAATTTAGATACTTTTTCGCCCATATCAATTTCTTCTGCACTAGCGGCAAAAGGCATGATAAATATTCCGAGTAATAAGCTTATTTTTAACAGGTATTTTTCCACTTGTCTCATTTTCAATTGTTTTACAGTAGAATTAAACCAAATCAACAAGCGGATCATCTTGAGAAACACTCTGACCAACTGTTACATGTATTGCTTTCACTTGACCGTCAACACTTGCCACGATATTGTTTTCCATTTTCATGGCTTCCATGACTACCAGACAATCACCGCGTTTTACTTGACTGCCAACTTTTGTGCTAATAGCGGAAATAGTTCCGGGAAGCGGTGCTTTAATGCTGGTCGTCTTGTTGTTTGTAGCAGATGTATTTTGAGTGGAACTTTTATAAGTGGTTGAAGTCGGTATGGCAGCAGGTTTACGAGGAGCAGTGGTTGCAACCGTGTTTTTGCTTTCGTATGATACTTCATAAGATATACCGTTCACCTCAACTGTAGCCTTATCATGATCCGTTATATTCACAGTTACATCGAAGTTATTGTCGTCTATGGTGATTTTGAATTTATTCATAATCTGTTTATTTTACTTATTAAGGTTTCTCATGCCGTAAATTTTAGAACTCCACGGGGAATAACGTTTTTCAACTTCTTCGATCGTGATCACGTGAGGTTCTTCATCATGAGAGTTAAAATATAGATGCATAGCCATGGCGATGGCTGCTTGTTCGTGAGGTGTCGGATGAGCATCCGTCGTCACTACAGCTTTTTCCACGTCTTGAATTGTTTCCGCATGATCTTCTACTTGATTCGTCAATTTGGTCTGTAAGTTAATAACCCAGATCAAAAGAATCAATAACAGGAATACTGTCAGCATCCCTACGCCTGTAACGAGGAGTGCGTAACCCCAGTTTATTGCTAATGTGATCATATGGCTTACAACGGTATATTTGAATGTTTCTTCATCGGGTTAACAACGCGCTTGGTCTGCAAAGACTGGAAGGCACGGATAATGCGGAAACGCGTGTTGCGCGGTTCGATTACATCATCAATGTATCCATACGAAGCGGCTTTGTACGGGTTCGCGAATGCCGAGTTGTATTCTTCCTCTTTCGTGGCAATGAATTTAGCTTTTTCCTCTGGATCAGTGATTGCAGCTAATTCTTTACCGTACAATACTTCAATAGCTCCTTTGGCTCCCATAACGGCAATTTGTGCCGTGGGCCATGCGTAGTTAAAGTCTCCACGTAATTGTTTACATGACATCACATCATGTGCACCTCCGTAAGATTTCCGTAAAGTAACGGTTACTTTTGGAACGGTTGCTTCTCCGTAAGCAAACATTAATTTTGCTCCATGAGTGATGATACCACCATATTCTTGTACACGTCCCGGTAAGAATCCCGGTACATCAACCAACGTCAACACCGGAATGTTGAAACAGTCGCAGAAACGAACGAAACGTGCTGCTTTACGAGATGCTTCAATGTCAAGAACTCCGGCATAGAAATTCGGTTGGTTAGCGATAACACCGACAGAACGTCCACCCATACGGCAGAAACCGACAATAATGTTACGGGCATAACGTTTGTGAACTTCCAAGAATTTTCCATTATCCACGATGGCTTCAATGACATCCATCATGTTATATGGCAAGTTCGGATTATCAGGAATGATCTCGTTTAACTGGTCTTCCAGACGGTCAATCGGGTCATTGCATACCTCAATCGGCGCCTCTTCCAAGTTGTTGGAAGGTAAGTAAGAAAGCAGATTGCGAATGATAGCGATACCCTCTTCCTCGTTTTCTGCCAAGAAATGAGAAACACCGGATTTCGTGGAGTGAACTTCTGCACCTCCCAATTCCTCGGTTGTGATATCTTCTCCCGTTACGGTTTTCACGACTTTAGGGCCGGTTACAAACATGTAAGATGATTGGTCGGTCATCAGAATGAAGTCCGTTAGGGCAGGAGAATATACGGCACCTCCCGCGCAAGGACCGAATATGGCTGAGATTTGAGGAATTACTCCAGAGGCCAAGATGTTTCTTTCGAAAATTTCGGCATATCCGGCTAACGAGTTAACTCCTTCTTGAATACGGGCACCACCTGAATCATTCAATCCGATAATGGGGGCTCCTACGGTCATGGCTTTATCCATTACCTTGCAGATTTTCTGAGCTAACATTTCGGAAAGTGCTCCTCCGAAAACGGTGAAGTCTTGAGCAAAAACAAATACGAGACGTCCATCGATTGTTCCCTGACCAGTGACTACTCCATCTCCCAAAAATTTGGTTTTCTCCATACCGAAATTGTAGCAACGGTGTGTGATGAACATGTCAAACTCTTCGAAACTATCTTCGTCTAGTAACATGGCAATTCTTTCCCGAGCCGTATATTTCCCTTTTTTGTGTTGAGATTCAATACGCTTTTCTCCCCCTCCAAGTTTTGCCTGAGCTCGTAATTCGATTAACTCCTTGACTCTATCTTGATTTGTCATAATATGATAATTTATATAGGCTATTTGTCTGAGAATTATTTTGTTCCACAAAGTTCGGTCAATACTCTGCAGGTTGATTTCGGGTGAAGGAATCCGATTCTTAAACCTTCAGCGCCACCACGCGGAGCTTTGTCGATTAACTGACAACCAGCAGCACTAGCGTCATTCAATGCAGCTTGAACGTCTTCTACGGCAAATGCCATGTGGTGCATACCGCCACCGGTTTTTTCCACGAATTTTCCAATAGGTCCTTCTGGATCCGTGGATTCCAATAATTCGATTTTCGTTTGTCCTACTTTGAAGAAAGCTGTTTTTACTTTTTGATCTTTTACTTCTTCAATAGCGTAGCATTCCAATCCTAATACTTTTTCGTAAAATGGAATGGCTTCTTCCAAATTGGCAACTGCGATGCCGATGTGTTCAATATGTGTCGGTTTCATAACAAAAAAACATTAAAGTTAAATATTATATTATAATCATTTAGCATATGTAGACGCAATATTTGTGAGAATTTTCCTTGTTTAATTATTAAAGCGCGAAACTACTCATTGTTCTTGCGATTTTCAAGTAAAAACGGTAAATAATTTCAAAAAAAACAAGTTTATACTTGTTTTAAATAAAGAGGTGATAACTTCATCATTACTTGTTTCGTAAACGTTATCGAGAAGGAGTGAAATTTGAATGAAAAATAAAAATATAGAATGTTATGAGTAAACAAAGATTTGTCATTTTTTTGATCGCTATCATTGGTATGATCGCGACATTTTTACCTTGGTATGAAATAGGTAGTTTAGGGATGATCATGGGGTATCGGACTGTTGGGTGGTTTACGTTTGTCATGTTTGCACTGGTATTTCTTTTCGGTTTGCGAAAAGGAGTAAAGCAAGATATGTCCACGGGCTTATTGTATCTCGGATCATTTTTTTCACTGCTTGCTGCTTTCGTGGTCTTGTGGCAGATCATCACGCTCGGATTGGATCAGGAAGGAGGAAGTATGTCGGTTGTTGGCAACGCCCTGGCTAACGATACGCGTGTTTTATACGGGGCCTACCAGGTCGTTATTGCCGGAATCTGTTTGCCGTTCGGAGCATTCCTTTTCCGCGATAGAAAAAGAAGGTAAGAATCCATCTGTATTTTTCTGAATGCCGGATTAAGTGAACTTTTTTAGGGAAATACAAGCGAAGAAAAGTATGATGTATTTGTGCCCGATGATCTTGCGTAATTGGGTGTACATTCCTTTTTTGAGAGATTTCACGGAATTAAGGGAGATTCCCAATATGGTTGCGATTTCCGGGTTGGATTTGCCTTCTAATGCGAGGGTGGCGATTTCGAGACTACGCCCGGAGAGTTGGCTGATAGCGGCATGTACGCAACGGATCATTTCTTGGGTAGCGATTTCCTCTAGAAACGAGTCTTCAGAGGGTAATTCTTCCTTTAGTTTTTCGGCGTCTTCGATCGTGAATTTATTTCGTCTCAGGATGTCCATGCAGATGTTTTTTGCCGTGATGTAAATGAATGCAACTGCGTTTTGTTTGGTGTACGAATCATTCAAACGTTCATACAATTTGAAGAATGCCTCCTGCGTGGCATCCATAGCTTGTTCCTTATCTTTCAGGTAGGAATTGCAAAATCCCCACACGGCTTGAAAGTGATCCGTGTACAATTCTTTAAATGTATCGATACCGTTAATATAGTCACTCATATCGAAAATTTATACAGACAAATATAGGGTGAAAAGTTTAAAAGCGAAAATCTTCTTGGTTGAAATGAACGAGATGGGGTTTCAAATAAATCAGTGTGGCATTAAAAAAGAAGTTTGTACTAAAATATGAGAAGCATTGAAAAATAAAATTTAATAACCTATTTTAATTTGAAAATGCACCAAGGGTGAATGATATTTTACTACTTTTGTAAAATTAGGCGTTAGTGTAAATCAAAATTGTAAGGTCGTGGATAATAATGGTCGATTCGATAGTGGGCATGTTCAAGATTTGTTGAATAAGGCACGAATGGGTTGGTGGGAAGCCGATTTCTCCCAAAAGCAGTATGTTTGTTCTGATTTTCTTCGAGAGTTGTTAAATTTGGGGGAAGATGGGGTAATTAGTTTTGTCGATTTTCGTAAATTGATCCGAGAGGACTATCGTTTGCGAACGGTGAATGAATTTCGTTTTGGAAAAACCCAGAATATATATGACCAAATTTACCCGATTGAGGTGGAAGGAAAAGTAGTGTGGATACGAGTGAAATTGTGTTCCAAGGAGGTGGATCCGGAGGGGAACATGAAAACCTACGGATTCATGGAGTGTCTTGATCTTCCGGAGAACGTGGATACGGAGGAAACAGCAATGGTGCGTGTGAATAATTTGTTCGCCCAGCAAAATAGTATCTCACGATCGTTGCTTTCATTGCTTCGTTCCGGGGATGTGAGCGGTGTTATCAATAAGATTTTGGGCGATATTATACAGCATTATCCGGAGGGATGTACTTATATTATTGAGTATGATTGGAAAGATCGTACACAGATATGTCGTTACGAAGCGGGAAATTACAAGTCTTTTAAGAAAAAGAGTTACATGGAAAAATTTCCGATGAGTAATATTCCTTGGTGGACGAAGCAGTTGGCAGGAAAGGCATCCCCGATTATTTTGACGAGTTTGGACGAGTTGCCGGAAGAGGCAAGTGAGGAAAAAAGACGCTTGACGGAACAGGGAGTGAAATCGCTCATTGTTATCCCGATGTTTTCAAAAAATGGAGTGTCCGGGTATGCCGGTATCGATATTTTGGATAAGTCTCACGTGTGGAAAAATGAGGATTACCAGTGGTTTGCCTCGATGGTAAATATTATCAGTATTTGTATAGAACTCCGGAAATCGGAAGAGAAGGCGCAAGAGGAGAAGAAGTTCTTGTCCGATTTGTTTAAGCATATGCCGGTGGGGTATGTGCGGATGAAATTGTATTATACTGAGGATGGACATGTGAAGGATTATTATTTCATGGATTCAAATGCAATGGCCCAACTTCTTTACAGTACGAGGGGAAATAGTTGGATCGGGAAATATGCTAGTGAGGTCGATCCGCATTTTTTGGAGCGGTTGCCGGATTTGGAACGAGTGATGCAGAATGGGGGTGCACGGAATGTAAATTATTATCTGGAGGATAAGAATAGATATTTTCATGCCGTGATGTATTCTCCTTGTGCGGATGAGGTTGTGTTGATGTTTTCAGATATGACCGATACGTTCTCTGCTCATGAGGCGTTGGACCGGAGTGAACGTTTGTTGCGTAATATATATCAAAATATTCCGGTCGGGATAGAGTTATATGATAAAGACGGGTATTTGGTCGACTTGAATGATCGAAATCTTGAGATGTTCGGGGTGGCAAAGAAAGAGGATGTTTTGGGAATTAATATGTTTGAAAATCATCTGATACCGGAGAAAATGAGAGAAAAAATGAGGAAAAGAGAGGATGTAAGTTTTTCTCTGATATATGATTTTTCAAAATTAAAAGGCCTTTATACTTCTAAAAAGAGTGGGAGTTTGAATTTATTGACAAAGGTGACAACGTTGTACGATGCACAGAATAATTTGATCAATTATTTATTGATTAGTCTGGACCGGACGGAAGCCACGGAGGCATATAACCAAATCCAGGAATTCAAGAATTTTTTCACGTTGGTGGGAGATTATGCACAAGTCGGGTATGCGCATTTTAACGCCTTGACTTATGAAGGGTACGGTCTGGATAGTTGGTATGAAAACGTGGGAGAAGAAATCGGGACGCCATTGTCACAGATTATTGGGGTGTATTCGCATTTTCATCCGGAAGATCGAGATTTGATGCTTGCTTTTTTCTCAGATGTAATTGCGGGGAAACGGACGCATTTACGGAACGATATGCGTATTAGACGGGCTGATGGACATTACACGTGGACTCGGGTAAACGTGTTAGTGAGGAATTATAGTCCGCAGGAGGGCATGATCGAGATGATTTGCATTAATTATGATATTACAGAATTGAAGGAGACTGAGGCAAAGTTGATCATGGCAAAGGATAAGGCGGAGGAGTCGGATCGTTTGAAGTCGGCATTTTTGGCGAATATGAGCCATGAAATTCGGACCCCGTTGAATGCTATTGTCGGTTTTTCCAATTTATTGGCTTATGCCCAGGAGGAGGGAGAGCGTGCGCAATATATCGGTATCGTGGAGGAGAATAACGAATTGTTGTTGCAATTAATTTCGGATATACTGGATTTGTCGAAAATTGAGGCGGGAACTTTTGACTTCGTGTATGATCGGGTAGATGTGCGTCAGTTGTGTGAGGATATCGTGACGTCACTCCGAGTGAAAGTTCCGTCCGGGGTGGATTTGTGTATAGTACCAAATTTGCCGGAATGCTGGGTAAACAGCGATAAGAATCGATTACGTCAGGTGATTTCCAATTTTGTGAATAATGCTTTCAAGTTTACACCTTCCGGGAGAATTACCGTGGGATATATGTTGAGGGATGGGGAGGTTGAAATATCTGTGACGGATACGGGTGTGGGTATTGAAAAAGGGAAGCAGAAACAGATTTTTGATCGTTTTGTGAAATTGAATAGTTTTGCTCATGGAACAGGTTTGGGGTTATCTATTTGTAAGAGTATCGTGGAGCAGATAGGTGGACATATCGGGGTTAATTCGGAGTTTGGGAATGGTTCACGCTTTTGGTTCACACATCCGTTTTGAAACTTCGTATAATAAATAAAGTATATTTTTAAAATTTGAAGATATAATATATCTTTGTATCCATTTTAAGGATAATCAGTTGTGTGCTAGAAGTGAAACATAATATCATGTAAGTTAATGGGTATGGCAGACGAGAAGAAAATTATTTTTTCCATGATGGGTGTGAGTAAAACAATACCACCTCAAAGAAAAATTATAAAGGATATTTATCTCTCCTTTTTTTACGGGGCGAAAATCGGGGTGATCGGTTTGAATGGTTCTGGAAAATCGACATTATTGAAAATTATTGCCGGATTGGATCCGAATTACGAGGGTAAAGTAATCTGGTCAAAGGAGCATTCTATCGGCTATTTGCCTCAGGAACCTCAATTAGATGATTCCAAGACCGTGAAAGAGGTCGTGCAGGAGGGTGTCCAGAAGGTGATGGACTTGTTGAAAGAGTACGAGGAGGTGAACATGAAGTTTGCTGAACCGATGAGTGATGAGGAGATGGATAAGTTGATGACTCGTCAGGGGGAGTTGACGGAATTAATTGAGCATCATGGTGGGTGGGAGATT
Encoded proteins:
- the mnmD gene encoding tRNA (5-methylaminomethyl-2-thiouridine)(34)-methyltransferase MnmD — its product is MNREIIITEDGSTTLYIPELNEHYHSIHGAIQESTHIFIKAGIEYYGQKDIRILEAGFGTGLNAFLTLLEARENQRKIVFHTFEKYPLTPQEVEKINYSDLFTPEDAPFFQQLHNAPWEEDVIITPYFTLHKHQADFEEVNFHEYFDIVFFDAFAPDVQPRLWTETMLSKFYKALKPEGILTTYCVKGTVKQALRNIGFNLKRLPGPPGKREMLRAVKQF
- a CDS encoding threonine aldolase family protein, with the protein product MGLRGFGSDNFSGVLPEVFKALEESAFGHQHSYGEDKYTAKAIEDFKQLFGDNIDVYFVYNGTGANILSLSAFTHSYNAIICAETAHINVDECGAIEKQTGSKLLTVPTFDGKLTLGLIHNHMHGFGDQHHAQPKIISLTQCTELGTVYTRDELKEICDFAHAHDMYVHMDGARLANAVAYLGCTPASITKEVGIDVLSFGGTKNGMMFGEAVVFFNTTMSKEVKYIRKQLMQLHSKSRFIAAQFSAVLKDNLWLKSAAHANAMAQKLANAAEQIPSVSITQKVEANEIFAIIPREKISKLQDECFFYVWDEDAAEVRWVCSFDTTENDVIEFANLLRQELC
- a CDS encoding sodium ion-translocating decarboxylase subunit beta, with amino-acid sequence MRQVEKYLLKISLLLGIFIMPFAASAEEIDMGEKVSKFLNDTGFAHLYSGNWLCLVMIVVACVLFYLAIVKKFEPLLLLPIAFGMLLTNLPGAGLFHPELFDGGHVHWANFTDSNNVGLLDYLYLGVKLGIYPCIIFIGVGAMTDFGPLLANPKSFLLGAAAQLGIFATFLGALALGFTYAEAGSIGIIGGADGPTAIYLTSKLAPSLLGPIAVAAYSYMALVPVIQPPIMKALTTQKEREIVMQQLRKVSKKEKIVFPIVVTIFVSLLLPSAAPLIGCLMLGNLMRECGVVERLSKTVQNELMNICTIFLGISVGATTTAAAFLNFQTLAILIIGVLAFSIGSAGGVLLAKFMNLFTKNKINPLIGSAGVSAVPMAARVSQNVGQEANPGNFLLMHAMGPNVAGVIGSAVAAGILLSFLG
- a CDS encoding acetyl-CoA carboxylase biotin carboxyl carrier protein subunit, with product MNKFKITIDDNNFDVTVNITDHDKATVEVNGISYEVSYESKNTVATTAPRKPAAIPTSTTYKSSTQNTSATNNKTTSIKAPLPGTISAISTKVGSQVKRGDCLVVMEAMKMENNIVASVDGQVKAIHVTVGQSVSQDDPLVDLV
- a CDS encoding OadG family protein; protein product: MITLAINWGYALLVTGVGMLTVFLLLILLIWVINLQTKLTNQVEDHAETIQDVEKAVVTTDAHPTPHEQAAIAMAMHLYFNSHDEEPHVITIEEVEKRYSPWSSKIYGMRNLNK
- a CDS encoding acyl-CoA carboxylase subunit beta; this encodes MTNQDRVKELIELRAQAKLGGGEKRIESQHKKGKYTARERIAMLLDEDSFEEFDMFITHRCYNFGMEKTKFLGDGVVTGQGTIDGRLVFVFAQDFTVFGGALSEMLAQKICKVMDKAMTVGAPIIGLNDSGGARIQEGVNSLAGYAEIFERNILASGVIPQISAIFGPCAGGAVYSPALTDFILMTDQSSYMFVTGPKVVKTVTGEDITTEELGGAEVHSTKSGVSHFLAENEEEGIAIIRNLLSYLPSNNLEEAPIEVCNDPIDRLEDQLNEIIPDNPNLPYNMMDVIEAIVDNGKFLEVHKRYARNIIVGFCRMGGRSVGVIANQPNFYAGVLDIEASRKAARFVRFCDCFNIPVLTLVDVPGFLPGRVQEYGGIITHGAKLMFAYGEATVPKVTVTLRKSYGGAHDVMSCKQLRGDFNYAWPTAQIAVMGAKGAIEVLYGKELAAITDPEEKAKFIATKEEEYNSAFANPYKAASYGYIDDVIEPRNTRFRIIRAFQSLQTKRVVNPMKKHSNIPL
- the mce gene encoding methylmalonyl-CoA epimerase, which translates into the protein MKPTHIEHIGIAVANLEEAIPFYEKVLGLECYAIEEVKDQKVKTAFFKVGQTKIELLESTDPEGPIGKFVEKTGGGMHHMAFAVEDVQAALNDASAAGCQLIDKAPRGGAEGLRIGFLHPKSTCRVLTELCGTK
- a CDS encoding RNA polymerase sigma factor; its protein translation is MSDYINGIDTFKELYTDHFQAVWGFCNSYLKDKEQAMDATQEAFFKLYERLNDSYTKQNAVAFIYITAKNICMDILRRNKFTIEDAEKLKEELPSEDSFLEEIATQEMIRCVHAAISQLSGRSLEIATLALEGKSNPEIATILGISLNSVKSLKKGMYTQLRKIIGHKYIILFFACISLKKFT
- a CDS encoding sensor histidine kinase, with protein sequence MDNNGRFDSGHVQDLLNKARMGWWEADFSQKQYVCSDFLRELLNLGEDGVISFVDFRKLIREDYRLRTVNEFRFGKTQNIYDQIYPIEVEGKVVWIRVKLCSKEVDPEGNMKTYGFMECLDLPENVDTEETAMVRVNNLFAQQNSISRSLLSLLRSGDVSGVINKILGDIIQHYPEGCTYIIEYDWKDRTQICRYEAGNYKSFKKKSYMEKFPMSNIPWWTKQLAGKASPIILTSLDELPEEASEEKRRLTEQGVKSLIVIPMFSKNGVSGYAGIDILDKSHVWKNEDYQWFASMVNIISICIELRKSEEKAQEEKKFLSDLFKHMPVGYVRMKLYYTEDGHVKDYYFMDSNAMAQLLYSTRGNSWIGKYASEVDPHFLERLPDLERVMQNGGARNVNYYLEDKNRYFHAVMYSPCADEVVLMFSDMTDTFSAHEALDRSERLLRNIYQNIPVGIELYDKDGYLVDLNDRNLEMFGVAKKEDVLGINMFENHLIPEKMREKMRKREDVSFSLIYDFSKLKGLYTSKKSGSLNLLTKVTTLYDAQNNLINYLLISLDRTEATEAYNQIQEFKNFFTLVGDYAQVGYAHFNALTYEGYGLDSWYENVGEEIGTPLSQIIGVYSHFHPEDRDLMLAFFSDVIAGKRTHLRNDMRIRRADGHYTWTRVNVLVRNYSPQEGMIEMICINYDITELKETEAKLIMAKDKAEESDRLKSAFLANMSHEIRTPLNAIVGFSNLLAYAQEEGERAQYIGIVEENNELLLQLISDILDLSKIEAGTFDFVYDRVDVRQLCEDIVTSLRVKVPSGVDLCIVPNLPECWVNSDKNRLRQVISNFVNNAFKFTPSGRITVGYMLRDGEVEISVTDTGVGIEKGKQKQIFDRFVKLNSFAHGTGLGLSICKSIVEQIGGHIGVNSEFGNGSRFWFTHPF